From a single Brassica napus cultivar Da-Ae chromosome C9, Da-Ae, whole genome shotgun sequence genomic region:
- the LOC106375472 gene encoding ubiquitin C-terminal hydrolase 12-like isoform X2 produces MTILTPPPGDVVRLQEDEEMLVPHSDLVDGTAQPMEVSETEAAVSTVENQQPAEDPPTLKFTWTVPNFSRQNTRKHYSEVFVVGGYKWRILIFPKGNNVDHLSMYLDVADAATLPYGWSRYSQFSLAVVNQIHTRYTIRKETQHQFNARESDWGFTSFMPLSELYDPSRGYLVNDTVYVEAEVAVRKVLDYWSYDSKKETGFVGLKNQGATCYMNSLLQTLYHIPYFRKAVYHMPTTENDAPTASIPLALQSLFYKLQYNDTSVATKELTKSFGWDTYDSFMQHDVQELNRVLSEKLEDKMKGTVVEGTIQQLFEGHHMNYIECINVDYKSTRKESFYDLQLDVKGCKDVYASFDKYVEVERLEGDNKYHAEEHGLQDAKKGVLFIDFPPVLQLQLKRFEYDFMRDTMVKINDRYEFPLELDLDRENGKYLSPDADKSVRNLYTLHSVLVHSGGVHGGHYYAFIRPTLSDQWYKFDDERVTKEDLKRALEEQYGGEEELPQTNPGFNNPPFKFTKYSNAYMLVYIRESDKDKIICNVDEKDIAEHLRIRLKKEQEEKEEKRKYKAQAHLFTIIKVARDQDLKEQIGKDIYFDLVDHDKVRSFRIQKQTPFQQFKEEVAKEFGVPVQLQRFWIWAKRQNHTYRPNRPLTPQEELQPVGQIREASNKANTAELKLFLEVELLVERPIPPPDKSKEDILLFFKLYDPEKQELRYVGRLMVKSSSKPMDITGKLNEMAGFAPGEEIELFEEIKFEPCVMCEHLDKKTSFKLCQIEDGDIICFQKPFGNKDTECRYPAVPSFLEYVQNRQLVRFRALEKPKEDEFVLELSKLHTYDDVVERVAEKLGLDDPSKLRLTSHNCYSQQPKPQPIKYRGVDHLSDMLVHYNQTSDILYYEVLDIPLPELQGLKTLKVAFHHATKEEVVIHNIRLPKQSTVGDVINELKTKVELSHPDAELRILEVFYHKIYKIFPLTERIENINDQYWTLRAEEIPEEEKNIGPNDRLILVYHFAKETGQNQVVQNFGEPFFLVIHEGETLEEIKNRIQKKLHVSDEDFAKWKFAFMSMGRPEYLQDSDVVYNRFQRRDVYGAFEQYLGLEHTDTSPKRAYSANQNRHTYEKPVKIYN; encoded by the exons ATGACTATACTGACTCCGCCTCCCGGTGAT GTGGTGCGACTG CAGGAGGATGAGGAGATGCTTGTGCCGCATTCAGATTTGGTTGACGGCACTGCTCAGCCCATGGAGG TTTCGGAAACTGAGGCTGCTGTGAGTACTGTGGAGAACCAGCAGCCAGCTGAGGATCCTCCTACTCTGAAATTCACGTGGACTGTCCCAAACTTTTCTAGGCAGAACACCAGGAAGCATTACTCTGAAGTATTTGTCGTTGGAGGATACAAATG GCGCATATTAATTTTCCCGAAAGGGAACAATGTCGACCATTTGTCCATGTACTTAGATGTTGCTGATGCTGCGACTTTGCCTTACGGCTGGAGCCGATACTCTCAGTTCAGTCTGGCTGTGGTCAATCAAATCCACACCAGATATACCATTAGAAAAG AAACGCAACATCAATTCAATGCAAGAGAAAGCGATTGGGGATTTACATCATTCATGCCTCTCAGCGAACTTTATGATCCTAGTAGAGGCTATTTAGTGAATGATACTGTTTACGTTGAAGCTGAAGTCGCTGTACGTAAGGTTCTTGATTACTGGTCATACGACTCTAAGAAAGAGACTGGTTTTGTTGGTCTCAAGAACCAAGGTGCAACTTGTTACATGAATTCTCTCCTACAGACACTATACCACATACCTTACTTCAGAAAG GCTGTATACCATATGCCGACAACTGAGAACGACGCGCCCACAGCAAGTATACCTTTGGCTCTCCAAAGTTTGTTTTACAAGCTCCAGTATAACGACACTAGTGTTGCTACTAAAGAGCTGACAAAGTCGTTTGGTTGGGATACATATGATTCTTTCATGCAACATGATGTCCAAGAACTCAATCGAGTTCTCAGCGAAAAACTTGAGGACAAGATGAAG GGAACTGTTGTGGAGGGAACAATACAACAGCTATTTGAGGGTCACCATATGAATTACATTGAGTGCATAAATGTAGATTACAAATCTACACGGAAAGAATCATTTTATG ACCTTCAGCTGGATGTTAAAGGCTGCAAGGATGTTTATGCTTCTTTTGACAAATATGTTGAAGTTGAACGCCTTGAAGGAGACAACAAATATCATGCAGAAGAACATGGTTTACAG GATGCAAAAAAAGGCGTTCTTTTCATCGACTTTCCACCGGTTCTTCAGCTCCAGCTCAAGAGGTTTGAATATGACTTCATGAGGGACACCATGGTGAAG ATAAATGATCGGTATGAATTCCCTCTTGAACTGGATCTTGATAGAGAGAATGGAAAGTATTTATCCCCTGATGCTGACAAGAGTGTCCGCAACCTTTACACGCTTCACAG TGTGTTAGTTCATAGTGGAGGAGTACATGGTGGGCACTATTACGCTTTTATAAGGCCGACGCTCTCTGATCAATG GTataaatttgatgatgaacGAGTAACTAAAGAAGATTTGAAaagggcattggaggagcaatATGGTGGTGAAGAAGAG CTACCACAAACTAATCCTGGTTTCAATAACCCTCCTTTCAAATTCACAAAGTACTCGAATGCATACATGCTTGTATATATCCGGGAAAGTGACAAAGACAAAATTATCTGCAACGTTGATGAGAAAGACATTGCTGAACATTTAAGG ATAAGGCTGAAGAAAGAAcaggaagaaaaggaagaaaaaagaaaatacaagGCACAAGCTCACCTATTTACCATAATTAAG GTTGCAAGGGATCAAGACCTTAAGGAACAAATTGggaaagatatatattttgatcTTGTCGATCATGACAAAGTTCGTAGTTTCCGGATTCAGAAACAGACACCATTTCAACAATTTAAG GAGGAAGTGGCCAAAGAATTTGGTGTACCTGTTCAGCTACAGAGGTTCTGGATTTGGGCAAAGCGACAAAACCATACCTATCGTCCCAATCGCCCCCTTACTCCTCAGGAGGAATTGCAACCG GTTGGACAAATAAGAGAAGCATCTAACAAGGCAAACACTGCAGAACTTAAGCTGTTTTTGGAAGTAGAGTTACTG GTTGAACGTCCTATTCCTCCTCCTGACAAATCAAAAGAAGatattcttcttttctttaagCTTTATGACCCCGAGAAGCAAGAGTTAAG GTATGTTGGTAGACTGATGGTGAAAAGTTCCAGTAAGCCTATGGATATAACTGGAAAACTGAATGAAATGGCTGGCTTTGCTCCTGGTGAAGAAATAGAACTATTTGAG GAAATCAAGTTTGAGCCATGTGTAATGTGCGAACACCTGGATAAGAAAACTTCATTCAAACTATGTCAA ATCGAAGATGGAGATATCATTTGCTTTCAGAAACCTTTTGGTAACAAGGATACTGAGTGCCGCTACCCAGCTGTGCCTTCATTTCTTGAATATGTCCAGAATCGACAG CTGGTCCGATTTCGTGCTCTGGAAAAACCTAAAGAAGATGAATTTGTTTTGGAGTT gTCAAAGTTGCACACTTATGACGATGTCGTGGAAAGAGTGGCCGAGAAGCTTGGTCTTGACGatccatccaagcttaggcttacATCTCACAATTGCTATTCCCAGCAACCCAAGCCTCAGCCTATCAAATACCGTGGGGTAGACCATTTGTCAGATATGTTAGTTCACTACAATCAG acGTCTGATATTTTGTATTATGAAGTTCTGGACATTCCTCTTCCAGAATTGCAAGGTCTTAAAACCTTAAAAGTTGCTTTCCATCATGCCACGAAGGAAGAG GTGGTAATCCACAATATCAGACTACCTAAACAAAGTACAGTCGGAGATGTTATCAATGAACTTAAAACAAAG GTGGAGCTTTCGCATCCAGATGCAGAACTGAGAATACTTGAGGTGTTTTACCACAAGATCTACAAG ATTTTCCCATTAACTGAAAGAATTGAGAATATAAACGACCAGTACTGGACTTTGCGAGCTGAGGAG ATTcctgaagaagagaaaaatattGGTCCAAATGATCGCTTAATTCTAGTGTACCACTTTGCTAAGGAGACTGGACAAAATCAG GTAGTGCAAAACTTCGGGGAGCCGTTCTTCTTGGTAATCCATGAAGGTGAAACTCTTGAAGAAATCAAGAACCGTATCCAAAAGAAGCTTCATGTATCTGATGAGGACTTTGCCAAG TGGAAGTTTGCGTT